One Euphorbia lathyris chromosome 1, ddEupLath1.1, whole genome shotgun sequence DNA segment encodes these proteins:
- the LOC136202696 gene encoding probable serine/threonine-protein kinase PBL7 → MVFLQDTNSRKTAMATESKAKTLLAKMVWQIGMSCFVPNESSDTNLIQNANFEHNKAWLLAESGGAELTNADPQSVHSSFRFSICSQVELESMNMNSSGSATVLMVNLDNGLNETTTKELKWRRIQSLERSISPVANSMVRFSYSEILAATCNFSKGRVLGRGALSFVFRGRVGMLRSVVAIKRLDKEDKESSKAFCRELMIASSLHNPNVVPLVGFCIDPEEGLFLVYKYVSGGSLERHLHEKKSWALPWSVRYKVALGIAKAIAYLHNGTERCVVHRDIKPSNILLSSKKTAKLCDFGLATWTSAPSVPFLCKTVKGTFGYLAPEYFQHGKVSDKTDVYAFGVVLLELITGRKPIEARRPPEEENLVLWAKPLLQKGKGGIEELLDPQIRPHTLKKIRQITQMIEAAAACVSNEESRRPGINEIIGILGGEKERVYSSKKKSNFSGIIDCYPQQQTKSEMRSHLALAMLGVSEFEDDHSR, encoded by the exons ATGGTTTTTTTACAAGACACAAATAGCAGAAAAACCGCGATGGCCACTGAGTCCAAGGCCAAAACCCTTTTGGCAAAGATGGTTTGGCAAATTGGGATGTCCTGTTTTGTCCCTAATGAGAGTAGTGATACAAACTTAATTCAAAATGCAAACTTTGAACACAACAAGGCATGGTTACTGGCGGAGTCCGGCGGTGCTGAGCTAACAAATGCGGATCCGCAGTCGGTTCACTCTTCTTTCAGGTTCAGCATCTGTTCTCAGGTGGAGCTGGAGTCAATGAACATGAATTCTTCAGGATCAGCTACTGTTTTGATGGTCAATTTGGACAATGGATTGAATGAGACTACAACTAAGGAACTCAAATGGAGAAGAATTCAGTCTCTAGAGAGAAGTATCTCCCCTGTGGCAAATTCTATGGTGAGATTTAGTTATAGTGAGATTCTAGCTGCTACCTGCAATTTCTCTAAAG GTAGAGTTTTGGGAAGAGGGGCCTTAAGCTTTGTTTttaggggtagagttggaatgTTGAGGAGTGTTGTTGCCATTAAGAGGTTAGACAAGGAAGACAAGGAGTCCTCAAAGGCTTTTTGTAGAGAATTGATGATTGCAAGCTCTCTTCACAATCCTAACGTTGTACCCCTTGTGGGTTTTTGTATTGATCCGGAGGAGGGTTTGTTTTTGGTGTACAAGTATGTCTCAGGTGGAAGCTTAGAGCGCCATTTACATG AAAAGAAGAGTTGGGCACTTCCTTGGTCAGTTAGGTATAAAGTGGCACTAGGAATTGCAAAGGCAATTGCATATTTGCACAATGGAACTGAAAGATGTGTTGTTCATAGAGATATTAAACCTTCAAATATACTCCTTTCTTCTAAGAAAACAGCCAAG TTGTGTGATTTCGGATTGGCCACTTGGACTTCAGCACCCTCAGTACCATTCCTTTGCAAAACTGTTAAGGGAACATTCGG TTACCTGGCTCCCGAGTATTTCCAGCATGGGAAAGTGTCTGATAAGACTGATGTTTATGCATTTGGGGTTGTACTCTTAGAACTAATAACAGGAAGGAAGCCAATCGAAGCAAGGAGGCCTCCGGAAGAAGAGAATTTGGTTCTATGG GCTAAGCCTCTTTTACAGAAGGGAAAAGGAGGCATAGAAGAGTTGCTTGATCCACAGATTAGACCACACACTTTGAAAAAGATCCGTCAAATTACCCAGATGATTGAAGCTGCTGCTGCCTGTGTAAGTAACGAGGAATCTCGACGTCCAGGCATCAACGAAATCATAGGTATACTAGGAGGTGAAAAAGAGAGAGTATACTCAAGTAAGAAGAAATCAAATTTTTCAGGAATTATTGATTGCTACCCTCAACAACAGACGAAAAGTGAGATGAGGAGTCATTTAGCTTTGGCAATGCTAGGAGTTTCAGAATTTGAAGATGATCACAGTCGCTGA
- the LOC136210618 gene encoding polcalcin Nic t 1-like has protein sequence MADAAENDSKELKKIADLEELKKKLDTPEFLAERERIFQKFDLNGDGKISSTELGECLKKLGNVTSDEVMRMMAEIDTDGDGFISKPEFEAFAFNNIGLIKDVNKVF, from the coding sequence ATGGCTGATGCTGCAGAAAATGATAGTAAGGAGTTAAAGAAGATTGCTGATCTTGAGGAGTTGAAGAAAAAACTTGACACTCCTGAATTTCTGGCTGAGCGGGAACGCATTTTCCAAAAATTTGACTTGAACGGAGACGGCAAGATCTCCTCCACGGAGCTCGGTGAATGCTTAAAGAAACTGGGAAATGTCACCAGCGATGAGGTTATGCGAATGATGGCCGAGATTGATACAGACGGCGATGGCTTCATTTCAAAGCCTGAGTTCGAagcttttgcatttaataatATAGGTTTAATCAAGGATGTTAACAAGGTCTTTTAA